A stretch of the Paramormyrops kingsleyae isolate MSU_618 chromosome 16, PKINGS_0.4, whole genome shotgun sequence genome encodes the following:
- the LOC111852702 gene encoding uncharacterized protein isoform X2 encodes MEQMEKCAKWTDEEVHALLSIYAEADIQREFDSTTRNDKLYRKISSRLAEMGVQHTAKQCREKIKKMKQDYKKVKVHNNQNGSERKTNKWFSIMDAILGHRPAYSGNAETKESVAASLELTVDDTQATDVSSKEDHLCEISQSESSSASSVPFNCPHPLSPMRETPHKRRKRKRDPDFLEAIREMTERSSDVLWQGYEQRERYFQLLIDHDAQEAAQREREFAVLREEAAEARQQQNAFQQGFLAIFDRLVQVLDKRNAPTAPSLD; translated from the exons ATGGAGCAGATGGAAAAGTGCGCAAAATGGACCGACGAGGAGGTGCACGCGCTGCTGAGCATCTACGCCGAAGCCGACATACAGCGCGAGTTTGATTCGACCACGCGCAACGATAAGCTTTACCGCAAGATTTCGTCGCGTCTGGCCGAAATGGGCGTCCAGCACACCGCCAAGCAGTGCCGCGAGAAAATAAAGAAGATGAAGCAAGACTACAAAAAAGTCAAAGTTCACAATAACCAAAACGGCTCGGAGAGAAAAACGAACAAATGGTTCAGCATTATGGACGCTATTCTGGGTCACAGACCTGCATATTCGGGAAACGCCGAAACAAAGGAATCGGTCGCGGCGTCGCTGGAATTGACCGTGGACGACACGCAAGCCACTGATGTGTCATCTAAGGAAG ATCATCTCTGTGAGATATCACAGTCAGAGTCCAGTTCAGCCTCTTCTGTCCCCTTCAACTGTCCACATCCTCTTTCTCCAATGCGGGAAACTCCGCACAAGAGGA GAAAAAGGAAAAGGGATCCCGATTTTCTGGAGGCCATACGAGAGATGACGGAACGAAGCTCGGATGTCCTGTGGCAGGGATATGAACAGCGCGAGCGGTATTTCCAGCTGCTTATTGATCACGATGCTCAAGAGGCGgcgcagagagaaagagaattCGCTGTTCTACGAGAGGAAGCTGCGGAGGCGCGGCAACAGCAAAACGCTTTTCAGCAAGGCTTTCTTGCCATCTTTGACCGGCTTGTCCAGGTCCTTGATAAACGAAATGCGCCTACGGCACCATCCCTAGACTAG
- the LOC111852702 gene encoding uncharacterized protein isoform X1 encodes MSSEGWTEWLPVLCFHKQNGSSGEKMEQMEKCAKWTDEEVHALLSIYAEADIQREFDSTTRNDKLYRKISSRLAEMGVQHTAKQCREKIKKMKQDYKKVKVHNNQNGSERKTNKWFSIMDAILGHRPAYSGNAETKESVAASLELTVDDTQATDVSSKEDHLCEISQSESSSASSVPFNCPHPLSPMRETPHKRRKRKRDPDFLEAIREMTERSSDVLWQGYEQRERYFQLLIDHDAQEAAQREREFAVLREEAAEARQQQNAFQQGFLAIFDRLVQVLDKRNAPTAPSLD; translated from the exons ATGAGCTCAGAGGGATGGACTGAATGGCTTCCTGTACTCTGCTTCCACAAACAG AACGGTAGTAGTGGAGAAAAAATGGAGCAGATGGAAAAGTGCGCAAAATGGACCGACGAGGAGGTGCACGCGCTGCTGAGCATCTACGCCGAAGCCGACATACAGCGCGAGTTTGATTCGACCACGCGCAACGATAAGCTTTACCGCAAGATTTCGTCGCGTCTGGCCGAAATGGGCGTCCAGCACACCGCCAAGCAGTGCCGCGAGAAAATAAAGAAGATGAAGCAAGACTACAAAAAAGTCAAAGTTCACAATAACCAAAACGGCTCGGAGAGAAAAACGAACAAATGGTTCAGCATTATGGACGCTATTCTGGGTCACAGACCTGCATATTCGGGAAACGCCGAAACAAAGGAATCGGTCGCGGCGTCGCTGGAATTGACCGTGGACGACACGCAAGCCACTGATGTGTCATCTAAGGAAG ATCATCTCTGTGAGATATCACAGTCAGAGTCCAGTTCAGCCTCTTCTGTCCCCTTCAACTGTCCACATCCTCTTTCTCCAATGCGGGAAACTCCGCACAAGAGGA GAAAAAGGAAAAGGGATCCCGATTTTCTGGAGGCCATACGAGAGATGACGGAACGAAGCTCGGATGTCCTGTGGCAGGGATATGAACAGCGCGAGCGGTATTTCCAGCTGCTTATTGATCACGATGCTCAAGAGGCGgcgcagagagaaagagaattCGCTGTTCTACGAGAGGAAGCTGCGGAGGCGCGGCAACAGCAAAACGCTTTTCAGCAAGGCTTTCTTGCCATCTTTGACCGGCTTGTCCAGGTCCTTGATAAACGAAATGCGCCTACGGCACCATCCCTAGACTAG